One Malania oleifera isolate guangnan ecotype guangnan chromosome 10, ASM2987363v1, whole genome shotgun sequence genomic region harbors:
- the LOC131165433 gene encoding ACT domain-containing protein ACR10-like, protein MGLLYEDFVVIREAEKVGDRTVITVNCPDKTGLGCDLCRVILLFGLSIARGDLSTDGKWCYVVLWVVGKPIGRWSLLKKRLMEVCPSCSLAAGGIYYYRPEFQPPRPPAVFLLKFWCSSACEGRLHDVTEVLCELELTIRRVKVSTAPDGRVLDLFFITDTREQLHTKQRQEDTVNHLKEVIGDAMISCEIELANLELASCSQGSAFLLYAITDDLFSLEQPNEHQSGSTASSTVAVSMDNTLSPGHTLLQIQCLDHKGLLYDVMRTLKDYNIQISYGRFFANPKGNCELELFITQSDGKKIMDPNKQNALQSRVRMELCRPLRVAVVSRGPDIELLVANPVELSGRGRPLVFYDITLALKILNINIFSVEIGRHMILGREWEVYRILLDERDSFSVPRNKIEEGVRNMLMGWD, encoded by the exons ATGGGTCTTCTGTACGAAGATTTCGTGGTCATTAGGGAAGCCGAGAAGGTCGGTGATCGGACTGTGATTACTGTAAACTGTCCGGATAAGACAGGGTTGGGATGCGATTTGTGCAGGGTAATTTTGCTGTTTGGCTTGAGCATTGCAAGAGGAG ATTTATCAACAGATGGGAAATGGTGCTACGTTGTGCTGTGGGTGGTGGGAAAACCAATAGGTCGATGGAGTCTGTTGAAGAAGAGATTGATGGAGGTTTGTCCTTCCTGCTCGTTGGCGGCCGGCGGCATTTATTATTACCGGCCGGAGTTTCAGCCTCCGAGGCCGCCGGCGGTTTTCCTTTTGAAGTTCTGGTGTTCTTCTGCTTGCGAAGGCCGTTTACACG ATGTTACTGAGGTTTTGTGCGAGCTAGAGCTTACAATAAGAAGAGTGAAGGTATCCACTGCCCCAGATGGGAGAGTATTGGATCTCTTCTTCATCACTGACACCAG AGAACAACTTCATACCAAACAGAGACAGGAGGATACAGTCAATCATTTAAAAGAGGTGATAGGGGATGCGATGATAAGTTGCGAGATTGAATTGGCCAACCTAGAACTCGCCTCATGTTCTCAGGGTTCAGCATTTCTTCTATATGCAATCACAGATGACTTGTTCAGTTTAGAGCAACCCAATGAACACCAAAGTGGATCCACTGCTTCCAGCACGGTAGCTGTTAGCATGGACAACACCCTCAGCCCAGGTCATACACTTCTGCAAATCCAGTGTCTGGATCACAAAGGTCTCCTGTATGATGTCATGAGAACTCTAAAGGATTACAATATCCAG ATTTCATATGGGCGATTCTTCGCAAACCCCAAAGGGAACTGTGAGTTAGAATTGTTTATCACACAATCGGATGGCAAAAAGATAATGGACCCCAACAAGCAAAATGCACTGCAATCTCGGGTAAGAATGGAGCTCTGTCGTCCTCTCAGAGTGGCTGTGGTTAGCCGAGGCCCTGATATTGAGTTGCTGGTAGCAAATCCTGTTGAATTGTCTGGAAGGGGCCGACCCCTTGTCTTCTATGATATTACACTTGCTCTCAAAATTCTCAACATTAACATATTTTCG GTGGAGATAGGGAGGCACATGATTCTGGGACGAGAGTGGGAAGTATATAGGATCCTGCTCGATGAAAGGGATAGTTTTTCGGTGCCAAGGAACAAGATTGAAGAGGGTGTTAGGAACATGTTGATGGGTTGGGATTAG
- the LOC131166526 gene encoding uncharacterized protein LOC131166526, translated as MNRVLWIENKLGFINGTIYEPFDPNDPLMEHWLRYNDIVITWMQNTMAVDIKSSITYVETAHQLWLELEQRFAQQNAPRIFKVKQGILDLKQRQDSISIYFFKLKTFLDELLNYESIPNYTCGGLKVVVQNQQRDCVMKFLMGLNDTYKAVKAQILLIKPFPSLNEVYSIIQQEEKRWEISTNSLGNDSMAMVSKGFFSKTKKG; from the coding sequence ATGAACAGGGTCTTGTGGATCGAGAACAAGCTTGGGTTCATTAATGGCACCATCTATGAACCCTTTGACCCTAATGATCCATTAATGGAACACTGGCTGAGGTACAATGACATCGTGATAACATGGATGCAGAACACAATGGCAGTTGATATCAAATCTAGCATTACGTATGTAGAGACTGCACATCAGCTTTGGCTGGAGTTGGAACAACGTTTTGCTCAACAAAATGCTCCAAGAATTTTCAAGGTGAAACAAGGCATTCTAGACCTAAAGCAAAGACAAGACTCAATAAGCATTTATTTCTTTAAACTTAAAACCTTTCTTGATGAATTACTCAATTATGAATCAATTCCTAACTATACCTGTGGAGGTTTAAAAGTCGTAGTTCAGAACCAACAAAGGGATTGTGTGATGAAATTCTTAATGGGACTCAATGATACTTATAAAGCTGTTAAAGCACAGATACTGCTAATCAAACCTTTTCCCAGCTTGAATGAGGTTTATTCCATTATTCAACAAGAAGAAAAGAGGTGGGAAATTTCTACCAACAGCCTAGGCAATGATTCTATGGCCATGGTGAGCAAAGGTTTTTTTAGCAAGACAAAGAAGGGATAA